The region CACGCCGGCAGGTTGATGACCTCGGCGTGGGCGATCTGCGCGAGCCGGTAGGTGCAGCGGGGCAGACCGAGCACACCGAACCGGACCGTCACGCCGTGTGGGCCCGCAGCGGTCCGGACGCTGGAGGATGTCAGCATTTCGAGCAGCACGCCGACGCCGATGACCAGCAGCAGGATCACGAGATCGCCGCGGTCGCCCGCCGACATGTTGCTCACGGCCAGCAGCGGCACGACCAGGGCGATGCTCAGCACCACCATGGGCCAGTTCGTGGCCCGTCCGGTGTAGACCGAGTGCCGGCCGGGGCCGGCAAATGCGGATGTTGTCATCGGAATCTGTCCTCTCCTAAATCACCTCAGTCGTGCCAGGACGCTCGGTGAGCCGTCCTATGGTCACGTCAGTCGCTCGATGAGACGGATCAGGTCGCTCTGACCGAGGCCGTACCGGCGTGCCTCGGCCACCAGGGCCTGGGCGGCGTCGAGCACGGGCGACGGCTCGGGCACCGCGGACGCCACCCGCGCACCGCGGCCCCGGCGGAATTCGAGCAGGCCCTCGTCCCGGAGCTGCCGGTAGGCGGCCAGCACGGTGTTGCGGTCGACCGCCAGCGCTTCGGCCAACTCGGCCGCCGGAGGCAGTTGCTCGCCGACGACCAGATCGCCCGCGGCCACGCCCTGGCGGACGCAGCGGGCGACCTGGTGCGCGAGCAGCTCCCGCGACGTGTGATCGATTACCCACCTCATAGTGCTAGTATTATCAGCACTATTCGAGGTCGAAGTCAACACCGGGTCGGGCCGGTTCCGGCCACGACGCTCCTCAGGCCATCCGCCGCCCACCTGAGCCGGCGGCAACCAGCTCGCACCACGCTCGTCGGGGGTGAGGGCCAACGGCCCGAGCCGGACCACGGACAAAACCACACGCCACCACAGGTCCGACCGGACCACGGACAAAACCACACGCCACCACAGGTCCGAACGGATCTCCTGCTGGACTACTAGGCAGGCCGGCGCATAGATAAATGAGTCCGAGTCGGGCGAGGTTGGGGCTGGTCTTCGATACCCTTCTGACTGGACGTTGTTTCACCTTCATGCCAGTAGCAGCCGATTCACGTCTTGACCTCGGCACCACACGATGCCCGATCCAACCCGGAAAGAACGCATCCCGGCCGGCCGGCGGCTCACCGAGGTGCGTCAACCAGTCCGCCATGCCCACATGGTCTGGAACGGACTCCGAACGGTGGCCAGACGTACGTCCGGCGACTCTCGTGCGTGACGCGCGGTCGCCAGCCTGACATCTTGTCGACCCTGCCGGCCGGAACGCTCGGCGCCGTTGTCGTCGACGTGCCTGAGGTTCGGCGTCGACCTGCACGGATCGAAGCCCCGCCAGACGAGCCGCTGCGCTGCGAAGCCGGCTGATCAGCGGGGAATATCATCCCCACATGATCGAAGAATTGATCAGAAGGGTTGCCGCCGAGGACGACGACGCGGTCGACGAACTGTCCGCGATCGCGGACACCGAGCCGCAGCGGCTGACCCCGTACCAGGGTCTTCTGCTCGACCTTGATCTGTTGTGGCCGCCGAAGTTGTACCGCGCGGCGGACGCCGACGTGATCCGCCGGGTCATCGAACAGGTCGACGGCGGACGGACGCCGGATCGGCTCAACCATCTGCTTCTCGTCCTGGCCCACACCGGTCACCCGCTCGCCGAGCGCGCCATGCGTCGCTGGGCAGAGCGGCCGCCGACGGGCGCTGACGAGTTGCACGTCGGGCCGCTGGGCTATGCACCCGAGGGCGGTTGGACGGTGGGCTCGGACGGTAATCGACGGGACCTGTGCGGCGACATCGCGTACCGCTGGCTCATGCGCGAGACGTCGCGCATCGACGACGCTCCCGACTGTCCGTGGTGCGCGTCGCCTCTGTGGACCGCCACCGACATCGACACTTCCGAATCAGCCGTCGCCGCCGCGCTGGCACACACCGGCTGGTCCGGCCGGTTGATGATCGAGACCTGCCACTTCTGCGCGTGCTACACGACGCTGTACAGCCGGGTCACACCGGACGGTACCGCCACCTGGTGGACCGGCAACATCCGACCGAGCTACCTACCGGATGCTGCCGAGCCGGAGAAACCGCCAGCGCTGCTGCCTGTCCTGGGACCGGCCCGGCCGAGCCCGTACCAGGCGAGCGCCTGGGAGCGGGGTGGCTCGACGCTGGGTGGCCGGCCCGATTGGATCCAGGATGCCGATCACGTCGGCTGCCCCGGCTGCGGACAACCGATGGACTACGTGGGTCTGATCGGTGGCGTCGACCTGGACGAGTTCGGCGAGGGCGCCTACTACCTGCACCTGCACCAGCCGTGCGGGTTGGCCGCGGTGAACTACCAGCAGAGCTGACCGCCGGCAGCATCACCGCGTGCCACCGCGGCGGGCAATCGTGATGCCTCCGGCGTCGCAGATCATGGTCCGCGACGACTCCCGGGCAGGCAACGGCCGCACCCGGGTGGCAGCAGCCGCTCGGTTGGGACTCCGGCGTGCTCGCCCCCGTCCGAGGATCTGTCTCGCGCGCCCCGGCGGTCCGGGACGGTTTACCCGTGATCCGGTCCGATCGCCTCGCCCGCGCGCGGTCTGACCGACGAAACCCATGATCCGTGCGTGGACCTAACGGGGCGATCACCGTTAGGTCCAGTGATAAGAGCAGGGCCGGGGCCTCGCCCGGGCGGACCAGTACGCCGGCGTGACTGACGTCGAGCGGCCCTACGTCGAACCGGTTGTCGGGGGTACCGCAGACTCTCGCCGTACGGTGGCGCGCTGTCCTTTCCGCGCGTTTTGCCGTCCGGCCTTGCCCGGCAAGGGCGCCTCGCGTCCCGCACCGGTCACCGGCGTAGCACCGCGTTGGTGGTGTTGGTGCCGGTGACGGTGCGAGTCGGCGCACCCTGCCTGCCTGCGGGACCGGGCCGACGTGCGGCGGGAGTGCTTCCAGACCGCCAAGACCGAGGTCGGCCTGGAGCCCTAGAGGTCGGGGAAGGTCAGCGCGGGCGCGGTGGGGTCGGCTCCCTGGCCGGAGGGGAGGTCGGGGCAGAGGCGCCGGTAGGGCTCTGGCCCGACGTAGTAGGTCCATTCGCCGCCGGTCAGGTTCCGTCCCGCTCGGCGGCAGAGCTCGGCGGGCCAGGTGTCGGGGGTGGGTGTGAGGCGAGCGGTGTGGTCCCAGGAGGTGGTGGCCAGTGTCTTGCCATCGGGGCTGAAGGCCACGGCCGTGACCCACCCGACGTGACCGGTGAGGCCGACGATTGTCTGGCCACGGTCGCGGTCCCACAGGTGGGTGGTGCCGTCCCGGCTGCTGGTGGCGATCGTCTGCCCGTCCGGGCTGTACGCGACCGCGGTCACCTCCCCGGTGTGTTTGATCAGGACGGACGCCACTCGGCGGTCGGTGATGTCCCATAGCAGTGCGGTTCCGTTGGCGGGGGCGATGGCGAGGGTCCGGCCGTCCGGGCTGAAGGCCAGCCCGTTCAGGTGGCCGGTCTCGGGGGCCAGGGTGACGATGGTGCTACCGGCGTCGGGGTCCCAGAGACGGACCGTGCCGTCGGTCGAGGCGGTCGCGACGGTGTTGCCGTCGGGACTGAAGGCCACGGCGTCCACCCAGCCGGTGTGTCCGGTCAGCACTGCGTCCGCGCGTAGGGTGGTCAGGTTCCACAACCGGGCGGTTCCGTCGGTGGACGCGCTGGCCAGGAGCTGGCCGTCGGGGCTGAAGGCGACGGATGCGACGCCGTCGGCATGCCCGGTGAGGGTGGCCTTCTGTTCGTGGGTGCTGGTGTCCCAGAACCGGATCCCGCCATCCTTGTGGCCGGTGGCAAGGGTCGTACCGTCGGGGCTGAACGCCACGGTGAGGACGAAGCCGGCCTTGGCGTCGAGGACGGCGGACTGATCGTGATGGCCGGTGTTCCACAGGCGGACGGTGCCGTCCCTGCTTCCCGTCGCGACGGTTCGTCCGTCCGGGCTGAACGCCACCGCGTCGATGTAGCCGGTGTGGCCCCCGAGCGTGGCGATGGACTGGCTCGCCCTCGTGTCCCACTCGCGGGCGGTGCCGTCCCGGCTGCCGGTGACGACGGTCGTACCGTCGGGACTCACCGCCACGGCGAGCACCTCGTCGGTGTGGCCGGCGAGGATGGCCAGGGGCTGGTGCGTGGTTGTGTCCCAGATCCGAGCGGTGCCGTCCCAGCTTCCCGTCACCACGGTGCGGCCGTCGGCTGCGAACGCCACGGCCCGCACGACGCGGGTGTGCCCGATGAGAGTGGCCCGGGACTCGTGCGTCGTGGCGTCCCAGATCCGCGCGGTGCCGTCCGCGGAGCCCGTGGTGAGCATCGTGCCGTCAGGACTGAAGGCGACCGCGAAGACCTCGCCCGTGTGGCCGGACAGGATCGTCGTCTGGTGGGTCAGCGTATTCCACAGCCGGGCGGTGTTGTCGTCCCCACCGGTGGCCAGGATCAGCCCGGTGCGGTCGAAGGTCACCGCGTTCACCGGGCCTTCGTGGCCGACCGGCACGGGCAGGGAACGGTTGGTGCTCGTGTCCCAGAGGTAGACGGCACCGTCGGCGTGCCCGGTCGCGATGGCCGTACCGTCCGGGTTGAAGGCCAGCGCGTTGACTGCGGCGCGATTCGTCAACGTACCGAGGGGCCGGTGGGTGGTCGTGTCCCACAACCGTACGGTGCCGTCGACTCCCCCGGTCGCCAGCAGGTGTCCGTCCCGCGTGAAGGCGATCGTCGTCACGGCACTGCCCTGGGTGAGCGCGGCGATCGGGCCGGCGGTCCACAGCCGTACGGTGCCGTCGTCACCGCCCGTGGCGACGGTTTCGCCGTCGGGGCCGTACGCGACGGCGGTCACCGCACCGGAATGCCCGATCAGTGGCCGCGCGACGTGCATCGGGACCGACAGCGCCGCCTGCGCGCTGGCCACGGTCTGAGCCGTCACGGAATGGCCGAGTCCGGCCAGCGCCAACAGATTCGCGAGGTCGGGCTGGGCCGTCAGCACCGCGCGCGACTGGGCGGCCAGGCTGCTGGCAACGGCGAGGTCGCGCTGGGCATTCGCCGTGACGGTCTGTACCACGGCGAGGACAGCGAGCAGGCTGACCGTGACCAGGCCCGCGACCAGGCTGCCGATGGTGACCCGCAGCCGCCGCCGGCGGCGCGTGTGGTCGCGCGATTGCCGGGCCAGGCTGGCGGCCAGGAAGCCGCGTTCGGTCTCGTTGAGGGCTTCGGTGTCGCGGTCGGCCCAGCCTGCGAGCAGGCTGCCCCAGTACAGGAACGCGTCGTCCTCGCCGTGCGTCGCCCAGTCGGTGGCGGCACCGGTGAGGCGGCGGTGGGCCCGTAGCGACTCGCGGTCGGCGGCGAGCCAGTCCCGAAGGGTCGGCCAGCCGCGGATGAGCGCCTCGTGGGCGATCTCCACGGTGTCCTCGCCGACCGTCACCAACCGGGCCGCCGCGAGGCGTTCCAGGACGTGAGCGGTGACGGCGTCGTCGCCGAGCTCCGCGCGGGCGACCCGCCGGCGGGTGTCTTCGGTACCGTCGCCCAGCGCGGTCAGCCGCACCAGGATCCGCCGGACCGCTCGGCGGTGCCCCTCGTCCAGCTCACCGAACACACGGTCGGCCGACTGCGCGACCGCGCCGTCCAGGCCACCGGCCGCCTCGTAGCTGGCCAGGAACAGGCCGGCGCCGCGCCGCCGGCGCCAGGTCTCCCACAGGGCGTGGGACACGAACGGCAGCGCCGCCGGTCGGGACGCCGCCTCGGCGACGATCGTGGCGACGAGGGTCTTCTCCACCATCAGCCCGGCCCGGGCCGCCGGTTCGGTGATGGCGACCGACAGCTCCTCGGGCGTCATCGGGCCGACGAGCAGTTGCGCGTCCTGGAGCGCCGCCACCAGCTCGGGCACGCGGGCGCAGTACGCGTAGAAATCGGCCCGGAGCCCGATCACCACCCGGGTGCGGCGGCCCACCTCGCGCGCCACCGCGAGCAACGCCCGGATGAAGGTCTCCTGCTCGGACTCGTCCTCGCAGAGGGAGAACACCTCCTCGAACTGGTCGACGATCAGCAGACCATCGGCGTCCGAGGCCACGAGGTTGTTCTCCAGTTCCCGTACCGGGTGGGCGCCCGGGGTGATCACCACCGTCCGCAGGTTCCCATCCGCGCACACGGCCGGCATCAACCCGGCCCGCAGCAGCGACGACTTGCCCGAGCCCGACGGGCCGACCACGGCGACGAACCGGTGCCGGGCCAGCCGGTCCGTGAGGTCGGCGACGAGGCGGTCCCGGCCGCAGAACCGGTCCGCGTCGTCCGGTCCATAGGCGGCCAGGCCCAGGTACGGCGGCCGGTTCCCGTCCGGATCGGGCGCTCCAGTCGCCTGTGGCGCCTCAGCATCCAGCTCTGCGACCGCGCTCCGCCAACGGGCCGTCCACTCTTCCTCGTCGCCATCGCAGGCCCGCGCGTACGCCACCGCCACGGCCAGGGTCGGCAGCCGGTCGCCCGCAGCGGCCTGGGCCAGCGCGGTGGCGGAGTAGTGAGCCCGCTTGGCCAACACGCGGTACGTCGGATTGCCCGCTGACTGCCGCAGCTCCCGCAAGGCGACGGCGAACCGCTGCGCCGACCCCTCGCCCGGATCCACCGGACGCTCCGGACGCGGCATTTCCCACCCCCAAAGACAGACGCGAATGCTATCAGCGGCCGTCATCGGATGGCTTGATCGACGGTTGTTCAGTTCCCGCAGCCGGAAGCCAAACAACCTGGAACCGAAAAACGTCCGAAACGGTTGTCCGCTGTTGTTTGTCCATACGGCATTCCCGAAGCCGGACAACCCGCGGCCCGCTATACACAGAGCCGCAAACCGCGTCACCCCGTCCGAAGGGAATCCGATGTCGTTGCCCGGTGTCACGACCGCCACGCCACCACCGACCGAGCCACCCGAGCCTTCGTCGCCAGCGTCGTCGTCACCCGAGTCCGGGCCGCCTGAAGCCACGCCCGCGCCGCGGCCCCGAGCGGCGATCACCGCCACCGGAGGCGCCGCGATCGTGGCGGCCGTCGCGCTGTCGTGGGACCGGCCGGGCATCGGGTGGCTGTTGACCGCGCTCGCCGTGGCCACCGCGATCCTGGTCTCGGCACCCGGCGGC is a window of Micromonospora sp. NBC_01699 DNA encoding:
- a CDS encoding GntR family transcriptional regulator codes for the protein MRWVIDHTSRELLAHQVARCVRQGVAAGDLVVGEQLPPAAELAEALAVDRNTVLAAYRQLRDEGLLEFRRGRGARVASAVPEPSPVLDAAQALVAEARRYGLGQSDLIRLIERLT
- a CDS encoding nSTAND1 domain-containing NTPase yields the protein MPRPERPVDPGEGSAQRFAVALRELRQSAGNPTYRVLAKRAHYSATALAQAAAGDRLPTLAVAVAYARACDGDEEEWTARWRSAVAELDAEAPQATGAPDPDGNRPPYLGLAAYGPDDADRFCGRDRLVADLTDRLARHRFVAVVGPSGSGKSSLLRAGLMPAVCADGNLRTVVITPGAHPVRELENNLVASDADGLLIVDQFEEVFSLCEDESEQETFIRALLAVAREVGRRTRVVIGLRADFYAYCARVPELVAALQDAQLLVGPMTPEELSVAITEPAARAGLMVEKTLVATIVAEAASRPAALPFVSHALWETWRRRRGAGLFLASYEAAGGLDGAVAQSADRVFGELDEGHRRAVRRILVRLTALGDGTEDTRRRVARAELGDDAVTAHVLERLAAARLVTVGEDTVEIAHEALIRGWPTLRDWLAADRESLRAHRRLTGAATDWATHGEDDAFLYWGSLLAGWADRDTEALNETERGFLAASLARQSRDHTRRRRRLRVTIGSLVAGLVTVSLLAVLAVVQTVTANAQRDLAVASSLAAQSRAVLTAQPDLANLLALAGLGHSVTAQTVASAQAALSVPMHVARPLIGHSGAVTAVAYGPDGETVATGGDDGTVRLWTAGPIAALTQGSAVTTIAFTRDGHLLATGGVDGTVRLWDTTTHRPLGTLTNRAAVNALAFNPDGTAIATGHADGAVYLWDTSTNRSLPVPVGHEGPVNAVTFDRTGLILATGGDDNTARLWNTLTHQTTILSGHTGEVFAVAFSPDGTMLTTGSADGTARIWDATTHESRATLIGHTRVVRAVAFAADGRTVVTGSWDGTARIWDTTTHQPLAILAGHTDEVLAVAVSPDGTTVVTGSRDGTAREWDTRASQSIATLGGHTGYIDAVAFSPDGRTVATGSRDGTVRLWNTGHHDQSAVLDAKAGFVLTVAFSPDGTTLATGHKDGGIRFWDTSTHEQKATLTGHADGVASVAFSPDGQLLASASTDGTARLWNLTTLRADAVLTGHTGWVDAVAFSPDGNTVATASTDGTVRLWDPDAGSTIVTLAPETGHLNGLAFSPDGRTLAIAPANGTALLWDITDRRVASVLIKHTGEVTAVAYSPDGQTIATSSRDGTTHLWDRDRGQTIVGLTGHVGWVTAVAFSPDGKTLATTSWDHTARLTPTPDTWPAELCRRAGRNLTGGEWTYYVGPEPYRRLCPDLPSGQGADPTAPALTFPDL